In Aedes albopictus strain Foshan chromosome 3, AalbF5, whole genome shotgun sequence, the genomic window CAGTGTTTGGAGAAAGATCAACATAACGAGTTTCATTGTGGAAGAAGAAACGAATTCCATGAAGACACGCTGTGAATGGAATGCAATTAGTGGAAGAATCGAAATAAAGGAAGTCATTCAAGTGTTTGACAAGTTTTGGACAATCATCGAATGAATGTGATCTTTTGATTGGTGAATAGTGAAGCAGATTGATCAGAAGAGACAAAGCAAGTGCATTGATTTTGGAGAAGtaaaagtgatttaaaaagttATCAAAATGATTAACCACTCCATGGCCAGTTTGAGTCACCCACATTACGGGTTTTCGCTGGGCAATCATCAGATGGATATGCCGCCGGCAGCCGATTTCGCACCTCAGCCGAATCACAGTCCGGGAAGCGTGGATGTGAAACCTCGGCTAAGCTTCCCACCCACATCGCTAGCTGGATTCCAAACTCACACTCCTACTCAGTCCGGATCGCATCAGACCTCCCCAGGTCAAGATGGACACATCAAGCGACCCATGAACGCCTTCATGGTCTGGTCTCGGCTGCAGCGCCGCCAGATCGCCAAAGACAACCCCAAGATGCACAACTCGGAGATTTCCAAACGTCTTGGATCGGAATGGAAGCTGCTCACCGAGGCTCAGAAACGTCCCTTCATCGATGAAGCGAAACGCCTTCGCGCCAGCCACATGAAGGAACACCCAGACTACAAATACCGTCCCCGACGTAAGCCCAAGAACCCCTTGGCCAACGCCGCCGGCGGACTGTCCCTCGG contains:
- the LOC109397005 gene encoding SOX domain-containing protein dichaete yields the protein MINHSMASLSHPHYGFSLGNHQMDMPPAADFAPQPNHSPGSVDVKPRLSFPPTSLAGFQTHTPTQSGSHQTSPGQDGHIKRPMNAFMVWSRLQRRQIAKDNPKMHNSEISKRLGSEWKLLTEAQKRPFIDEAKRLRASHMKEHPDYKYRPRRKPKNPLANAAGGLSLGMQQSAKNALGSSYPFPQLPPYFAPTHHLQQLEQHYSVPYFGGFDPLTLSKLHQSQQNMQSTSPTGMEAQKTQQMPPSSLSSFYSNIYSGISAAAAAAPLYAAHSNGLYNSSTSSASPGSSPSTSQQSTVLPSDIENSMRRPVQVIY